The following coding sequences lie in one Sorghum bicolor cultivar BTx623 chromosome 6, Sorghum_bicolor_NCBIv3, whole genome shotgun sequence genomic window:
- the LOC8076523 gene encoding 1-phosphatidylinositol-3-phosphate 5-kinase FAB1B isoform X3 — MLTKCHNPRLLLLSGVLGHSHVGFSSFSSIEQEKEHLEKSVCKMMEICRPNVIMVEKTVSRDIQELLLREGVTLVLDMKLNRLQRAARYSGAPILSFTEVLSRPKLKQCDYFHVEKETEEHNNLTCSSTGVGKRPSKTLMFLEGFHKPLGCTILLRGANTEELKKIKQVMNYTVFAAYRLVLETSFFEDQRLILSNKNSSKEEVSVTRKAGPPSLGSVQESTDGVPVTISSTNFNALNSLEKNFSNELREGSVIYYDSNQALPSEGLASAVPESSRRFIDIFHYHNIYLPVTASQEATDHQIEGRPRYNEGLASNSIRISPNVGVAIGSGENVDHLNDPQEQAPSETNQPMPLDDPSVREKHEQSLENIKHSTSYNNGDKTSDIDEVDDVLESQSILILLSSQCITKQVICEQSRLSRIRYYGNFDVSLGRYLQDILQKQNLSCSSCGEPPEAHMYSYTHRNGNLTVLVKHLLPKYCLPGESEGKIWMWTRCLRCEHENGISRSSRRVIMSTEAHYLSFGKFLELSFSSHSTARRLSICGHSLNRDCLRFFGLGSKVAMFQYSSVKVYNACKPQPTLEFHNPNMHEWYGQEVRNVLATGVTLFSEVTSVLQKLKDQFPELAIYCGAFFPVKDFSQLEEMLIKEKAEFMDSLAKAVDQNRESSCVDDILNVNWLYQDLLLELYVWDHRLHQLLDCTSAENAIVGNGTSEFTGDQTAVVAEAGGIGERMSSKASFANRCIEQEKFSEPGTYRHASTLLDDAWNKHYNDQHSTKVPSSGTSNCLGVQSNIPQRCDGRKWVWNPLNESRLAYRQEVEAGCLERFQVVNHYCPTHLSPLHKHRQSAEEMGSPHFTVGPGGSILCVSEDEISSIISRALAISEERRHLLMDAIAEIEPADIRGREYAKTMEKSYSSVSESSSAALSWSSSFGSSDSEASISSDDLSSYDSSLLSSSLHPEISVNGRIALKGKYSVICVHSNQFYNLRKKCCPSELAYITSLSRCKKWDAQGGKSKAFFAKTMDDRLIIKQIKKTEFESFIKFAPDYFKHVNHSLDTGSQTCLAKILGIYQVKQIRHGKEIKMDLMVMENILFGHNVSRTYDLKGAIFSRYVSDSNDHGTVYLDQNFVDDMRVSPIYICGRAKHLLERAIWNDTSFLTSINVMDYSLLVGVDRQKHELVFGIIDYLRQYTWDKQLETMVKASLVVPKNELPTVISPRDYKKRFRKFMSKHFLTVPDDWSTENPPSVSCKSCAHAGNTTKLPGVVDEKPQHPSPILSCA, encoded by the exons ATGCTCACCAAGTGTCACAATCCCAGGCTGCTGCTGCTTAGCGGAGTCCTCGGCCATTCCCATGTTGGCTTCTCATCATTCAGTTCCATAGAGCAGGAAAAAGAGCATCTGGAAAAATCTGTCTGCAAAATGATGGAGATTTGCCGCCCAAATGTCATCATGGTCGAGAAAACGGTTTCACGAGACATACAGGAGCTTCTTCTCAGGGAAGGTGTCACTCTAGTGCTTGACATGAAGCTCAACCGCCTGCAGAGGGCTGCTCGCTATTCCGGCGCTCCCATACTCTCGTTTACAGAGGTTCTCAGCAGGCCAAAGCTGAAGCAGTGTGACTACTTCCACGTTGAAAAAGAGACGGAGGAGCACAACAACCTTACCTGCAGCAGCACTGGGGTTGGAAAGAGGCCATCTAAAACATTAATGTTCCTGGAAGGCTTTCACAAGCCACTGGGATGCACG ATATTGCTAAGGGGAGCAAATACTGAAGAACTGAAGAAAATCAAGCAAGTCATGAACTACACAGTGTTTGCAGCATACCGCCTCGTTCTTGAGACGTCCTTCTTCGAAGATCAGAGACTGATCTTGAGCAATAAGAATTCTTCCAAAGAAGAAGTTTCTGTCACTAGGAAGGCGGGACCACCGTCACTAGGATCAGTACAGGAATCTACTGATGGGGTGCCAGTTACCATTTCTTCTACAAATTTCAATGCTCTAAATTCACTCGAGAAGAACTTCTCTAATGAGCTCCGAGAGGGTTCAGTAATATATTATGATTCTAATCAAGCACTCCCTTCTGAAGGACTCGCATCAGCAGTCCCAGAATCATCCAGAAGATTTATTGATATATTCCATTATCATAATATTTATTTACCGGTCACTGCTTCTCAAGAGGCAACTGATCATCAGATAGAAGGCAGGCCTCGATACAATGAAGGCCTGGCAAGTAACAGTATCCGTATCAGCCCAAACGTTGGAGTAGCAATTGGTTCTGGCGAGAATGTGGATCATTTAAACGATCCTCAGGAACAGGCACCCTCTGAAACCAATCAACCAATGCCATTGGATGACCCTTCGGTTAGGGAAAAACATGAGCAGTCATTGGAAAATATTAAACACAGCACCAGTTACAATAACGGAGACAAGACATCTGATATAGATGAGGTGGATGATGTCTTGGAGTCTCAGAGCATACTTATTTTGCTGTCCAGCCAGTGTATCACAAAACAGGTTATCTGCGAGCAGAGCCGTCTATCCCGTATAAGATACTACGGAAATTTTGATGTTTCCTTAGGACGCTATTTGCAAGACATTTTGCAGAAGCAG AATCTCAGCTGTTCCTCATGTGGAGAGCCTCCAGAGGCTCACATGTATTCCTACACTCACCGCAACGGGAATCTGACTGTTCTTGTGAAGCACTTGCTGCCTAAATATTGTTTACCTGGTGAATCAGAAGGAAAGATTTGGATGTGGACTAGATGTCTAAGATGTGAACATGAAAATGGGATCTCCAGATCATCACGAAGGGTGATAATGTCAACTGAAGCACACTACCTTTCATTTGGGAAGTTCCTTGAACTCAGTTTTTCAAGCCACTCAACTGCTAGAAGGCTGTCAATATGCGGGCATTCACTCAATAGGGATTGTCTGCGCTTTTTTGG GCTGGGCTCCAAAGTTGCAATGTTCCAGTATTCCTCAGTCAAAGTTTACAATGCCTGCAAACCACAGCCTACTCTTGAGTTTCACAATCCCAATATGCATGAGTGGTATGGGCAAGAGGTAAGAAAC GTTCTTGCCACAGGAGTTACACTTTTCTCTGAAGTCACAAGCGTACTACAGAAGCTGAAGGATCAGTTTCCTGAGCTGGCAATCTATTGTGGTGCCTTCTTTCCTGTTAAAGACTTTTCCCAGCTTGAAGAGATGTTGATTAAAGAGAAGGCTGAGTTCATG GATTCTCTAGCAAAGGCTGTTGATCAAAATAGGGAATCAAGCTGTGTGGATGATATCCTCAATGTAAATTGGCTCTATCAGGATCTTCTGCTGGAACTTTATGTGTGGGACCACCGGCTGCATCAACTTCTAGACTGTACATCTGCTGAAAATGCAATAGTGGGAAATGGCACCTCTGAATTTACAGGTGACCAAACTGCAGTAGTTGCTGAAGCAGGTGGGATCGGTGAGCGCATGAGCAGCAAAGCATCCTTTGCGAATAGATGTATCGAGCAAGAGAAGTTCAGTGAACCAGGGACGTACAGACATGCATCAACCTTGCTTGATGATGCATGGAATAAGCATTACAATGATCAGCATAGCACAAAAGTGCCATCTTCTGGGACCTCAAATTGCTTGGGCGTTCAGAGCAATATTCCGCAACGGTGTGACGGGAGAAAATGGGTTTGGAACCCACTGAATGAGTCCAGATTGGCTTACAGGCAGGAAGTGGAAGCTGGATGTTTGGAAAGGTTTCAAGTTGTTAACCACTACTGTCCAACTCATTTATCTCCCTTACACAAACACAGACAATCTGCCGAGGAGATGGGCTCTCCACATTTCACAGTAGGTCCAGGTGGCAGTATCCTGTGCGTATCAGAGGATGAGATATCAAGTATAATATCCCGAGCTCTTGCTATATCTGAGGAACGTCGCCACTTACTGATGGATGCTATCGCTGAGATTGAACCAGCAGATATCAGGGGTAGAGAGTATGCTAAAACAATGGAGAAGTCTTACAGCTCGGTATCTGAAAGTTCCTCTGCTGCTTTGTCCTGGTCGTCGTCGTTTGGATCTTCAGATTCTGAGGCAAGCATTTCATCTGACGACCTGTCCAGCTATGATAGCTCACTTCTATCATCCTCTCTCCATCCAGAAATATCTGTCAACGGGAGAATAGCTCTCAAAGGGAAGTACTCAGTCATCTGTGTACACTCTAACCAGTTCTACAACCTCCGAAAGAAATGCTGTCCATCGGAGCTTGCATATATTACTTCCTTGAGCCGTTGCAAGAAGTGGGATGCTCAAGGCGGAAAGAGCaaggcattctttgcaaaaacAATGGATGACAGACTCATCATAAAGCAAATAAAGAAGACAGAGTTTGAGTCCTTCATCAAATTTGCGCCTGATTACTTCAAGCATGTTAACCATTCTCTGGACACGGGAAGCCAAACTTGCCTTGCCAAAATCTTAGGAATATATCAg GTCAAGCAAATAAGACATGGCAAGGAGATTAAGATGGATCTGATGGTGATGGAAAACATCCTGTTTGGACACAATGTGTCACGTACATATGATCTGAAAGGCGCCATATTTTCGCGATATGTCTCAGACTCAAATGACCATGGCACCGTCTACTTGGACCAAAACTTTGTGGATGACATGCGTGTTTCTCCAATCTATATTTGTGGAAGAGCAAAGCATCTCTTAGAAAGGGCAATCTGGAATGACACGTCTTTTCTCACG TCGATCAATGTTATGGACTACTCTTTGCTGGTTGGAGTGGACAGGCAGAAGCATGAGCTCGTATTTGGCATCATCGACTACCTGAGGCAGTATACATGGGACAAGCAGCTGGAGACAATGGTGAAAGCGTCTCTGGTGGTGCCCAAGAATGAATTGCCAACGGTGATTTCCCCCAGGGATTACAAGAAGAGATTCAGGAAATTCATGAGCAAGCACTTCCTGACAGTTCCAGATGACTGGAGCACGGAGAATCCACCGTCGGTGTCCTGCAAGTCCTGTGCTCACGCCGGCAACACCACCAAGTTGCCGGGAGTGGTCGATGAAAAGCCTCAGCATCCAAGCCCAATCCTGTCGTGCGCTTAA